From a single Flavobacteriales bacterium genomic region:
- a CDS encoding protein BatD yields MHRSRHILFAIATGLLLFATGLQAQVNFTASTSHRKVGVGQPFRITFSLANGNGKNFRLPSIQNVQILSGPNQQVSTRIINGDYSQSISYSIDMRALKAGSVKIPPASVTVDGQEYNTGELTIEVTNDGSGEQQNSEQDGGESSNQGMTLARLKASPSEVYQGQELLLTQILQSRQQLADLRDFRPPELEGFMSYDIEQKGPITLRNENYNGANYQTADLRKQVLFPQKSGKLKIQPMEVECVVREQTRRSRDFFDQFFGGGYKNTVVKVKSDPITIQVKPLPEDGKPDHFKGAVGDYQMKTEVDKTSLKANEALTLKVTISGKGNLKIIDAPEIDFPTDFEVYDPKISQNIQVNESGVSGKITFEYVLIPRHGGTYTIPSFSFDYFNPNRATYVTLSSEEYSVEVEKGNGESDGSTFVPGKEDVQIVGQDIRFIHNGVSDLTRKGKTFFGSTAFTILMILPLLFVFLAAWQRRKKQEALRDVAGNRSKKAEKVARTRLSKAAQLLKENNRDAYYEEVLRTLWNYTGHRLHIAMADLNKENATTALQKSGVSNETTGNLIALIHQCEFARYAPPGSSHEMQDDFSSAINVIRKIEEEMK; encoded by the coding sequence ATGCACCGAAGTCGACATATCTTATTTGCCATTGCAACCGGTTTGCTTTTATTTGCAACGGGTTTGCAGGCACAGGTCAACTTCACCGCATCCACCAGTCACCGCAAAGTGGGCGTAGGCCAGCCATTCCGTATCACCTTTTCCCTGGCCAACGGAAACGGCAAGAATTTCCGACTTCCATCCATCCAGAATGTGCAAATTCTTTCCGGTCCCAACCAACAGGTCAGCACACGCATCATCAACGGTGATTATTCCCAATCCATTTCCTACTCCATTGACATGCGTGCCCTCAAGGCGGGTTCCGTAAAAATTCCTCCGGCCAGTGTAACGGTGGATGGTCAGGAATACAATACAGGTGAACTCACCATTGAAGTAACGAACGACGGATCCGGCGAACAACAGAACTCCGAACAGGATGGCGGCGAAAGCTCAAACCAGGGCATGACGCTGGCCCGCCTGAAAGCAAGTCCGTCCGAAGTATACCAGGGACAGGAACTCCTGCTCACCCAAATCTTGCAAAGCCGCCAACAACTGGCTGACCTCCGTGATTTCCGGCCTCCTGAGCTGGAAGGATTCATGTCCTATGACATCGAGCAAAAAGGCCCCATCACCCTCAGGAACGAAAACTACAACGGGGCCAACTACCAAACCGCTGACCTGCGCAAACAAGTGCTGTTTCCGCAAAAATCCGGCAAGCTCAAGATCCAGCCTATGGAAGTTGAATGCGTGGTACGTGAACAAACACGTAGGTCACGGGATTTCTTTGACCAATTCTTTGGGGGTGGATACAAGAACACAGTTGTTAAGGTTAAAAGCGATCCCATTACGATTCAAGTGAAACCTTTGCCGGAAGATGGGAAACCTGATCACTTCAAAGGAGCGGTAGGCGATTACCAGATGAAAACGGAGGTAGACAAAACCTCCCTCAAGGCCAACGAAGCCCTGACGCTGAAGGTAACCATCAGCGGAAAAGGCAACCTGAAGATCATTGATGCACCTGAAATCGACTTTCCGACCGACTTCGAAGTCTATGACCCCAAGATCTCCCAAAACATCCAGGTGAACGAATCGGGGGTATCCGGTAAAATCACCTTTGAATACGTACTCATTCCCCGGCACGGAGGCACATACACCATTCCTTCCTTCTCCTTTGATTACTTTAACCCCAACCGGGCCACGTATGTCACCCTTTCGTCCGAAGAATATTCGGTGGAGGTTGAAAAAGGGAACGGCGAATCGGATGGCAGTACTTTTGTTCCTGGAAAAGAAGATGTGCAAATCGTTGGGCAAGACATCCGATTCATTCATAACGGGGTTTCCGACCTCACGCGAAAAGGCAAAACATTCTTCGGCTCAACGGCTTTCACCATACTAATGATCCTGCCGCTTTTATTTGTTTTTCTTGCTGCCTGGCAACGCAGAAAAAAGCAGGAAGCACTGAGGGATGTGGCAGGCAACCGCAGCAAAAAAGCAGAAAAGGTGGCACGCACCCGCCTTTCGAAAGCAGCTCAGCTGCTGAAGGAAAATAACCGGGATGCCTATTATGAAGAAGTATTGCGAACCCTCTGGAATTACACAGGGCACCGCCTGCATATCGCCATGGCTGACTTGAACAAGGAAAATGCTACGACAGCCTTGCAAAAATCGGGAGTGAGCAATGAAACAACAGGAAACCTGATCGCACTGATTCACCAATGTGAGTTCGCCCGCTATGCACCTCCCGGCAGCAGCCATGAAATGCAGGACGATTTTTCTTCCGCCATCAATGTCATTCGAAAGATCGAGGAGGAAATGAAATGA
- a CDS encoding tetratricopeptide repeat protein has translation MWYRHILSLGLLTLLAWTAHAQEERKYIREGNKYYKEQNYDMAADAYKKAREKNPVSAAARFNEADVLYNQKKFDEAASGFQSLAQESGLNPSERAQCFHNAGNALMQQKKWKESIQAYKQALLSNPNDPDTKYNLAYAQAMLKKEQEQQQQKNDNKDQDNKQDQKDKQDQDKQDQKDKQDQQNQQDKQDQKDKQDKDGQKNDKDKKDPQQGDQDGKENQKDKENQQKAQQGQGKEGKISKADAQRILDALQKDENALQKEKQKNQKARVVVIDKDW, from the coding sequence ATGTGGTACAGACATATCCTGTCTCTGGGTCTGCTGACCTTGCTGGCCTGGACCGCACATGCCCAGGAAGAACGAAAGTACATCCGCGAGGGGAACAAATACTACAAAGAACAGAATTACGACATGGCAGCTGATGCTTATAAGAAAGCGAGGGAGAAAAACCCTGTGTCAGCTGCCGCACGCTTCAATGAAGCCGATGTACTGTACAACCAGAAGAAGTTCGATGAAGCCGCCTCCGGCTTTCAATCCCTTGCCCAGGAATCAGGACTGAACCCCTCAGAACGCGCGCAATGTTTCCACAATGCAGGCAATGCGCTGATGCAACAAAAGAAATGGAAGGAAAGCATTCAGGCGTACAAACAGGCCTTGTTGTCAAACCCGAACGACCCGGATACCAAATACAACCTGGCATATGCACAGGCTATGCTAAAAAAGGAGCAAGAGCAACAGCAGCAAAAAAACGACAACAAAGATCAGGACAACAAACAGGATCAAAAGGACAAGCAAGACCAGGACAAGCAAGACCAAAAAGACAAGCAGGATCAACAAAATCAACAGGACAAACAGGATCAAAAAGATAAGCAGGACAAGGACGGACAGAAGAACGACAAAGACAAAAAGGACCCTCAGCAAGGAGATCAGGACGGCAAGGAAAATCAGAAAGACAAGGAAAATCAGCAAAAGGCGCAGCAGGGTCAGGGAAAGGAAGGAAAAATATCAAAGGCGGACGCCCAACGTATTCTGGATGCGCTGCAAAAAGATGAGAACGCCTTACAGAAAGAGAAACAAAAGAACCAGAAAGCACGCGTAGTGGTTATTGACAAAGATTGGTAG